The uncultured Cohaesibacter sp. genome window below encodes:
- a CDS encoding DUF805 domain-containing protein codes for MTFFAAVSSCLRHSFNFTGRAPRSEYWYWGLFIMLCSFMIGLLGPVLFGRASVVSTLVANPLILVFSLVAVLPNFSVMVRRLHDVGKSGWWWLISLFPLLNLYFFYLLLKRGTNGPNKYGDDPFSGGSMGDTLDASTQRSDQALRPFSDEELARLLPDRATGGASGQAKPRTSVPTVGGQKSTGFGRRGAGNNPGFRGFQTTQQRLGKH; via the coding sequence ATGACGTTTTTCGCCGCCGTTTCTTCCTGTCTAAGACATTCTTTCAACTTCACAGGCCGTGCACCCCGATCGGAATACTGGTACTGGGGGCTTTTCATCATGCTCTGCAGCTTCATGATCGGTCTGCTTGGGCCAGTCCTGTTCGGCCGAGCTTCGGTTGTTAGCACACTGGTTGCCAATCCCTTGATATTGGTCTTTTCCCTAGTCGCAGTCCTTCCCAATTTTTCTGTGATGGTCCGCAGGCTTCACGACGTTGGCAAAAGCGGCTGGTGGTGGCTGATCTCGCTGTTCCCCCTCCTCAATCTGTACTTCTTCTATCTGCTCCTGAAACGCGGAACGAATGGCCCGAACAAATATGGTGACGATCCCTTCTCCGGAGGCTCCATGGGCGATACACTGGATGCATCAACGCAGCGGAGTGACCAAGCGCTCAGACCCTTCAGCGATGAGGAGCTGGCCCGACTGTTGCCTGATCGAGCCACGGGCGGCGCATCCGGACAGGCAAAACCCAGAACCAGCGTTCCAACTGTCGGAGGGCAGAAAAGCACCGGTTTTGGACGGCGCGGCGCCGGCAACAATCCCGGCTTCAGAGGCTTCCAGACTACCCAGCAACGGCTCGGCAAACATTAG
- a CDS encoding TetR/AcrR family transcriptional regulator → MTTKSKRQTEGKRSTREIILEVAEQEIARNGVEGFRLKDVAEKVGVQLPSLYAHFDSRKVLLEALTDEFLGKLLDIYKELSALPPREALLASADRTIDLYLAKRGYARLLLYDFPAPNKNSILASSEDKINEILNLIEATIKRGVAQNTVRNISAELFLSFRLGLTLFPLFMRLDRNGGDMVTDREIINSIKRESNYLLAHFIAVR, encoded by the coding sequence ATGACCACAAAAAGCAAAAGGCAGACTGAAGGAAAGCGCAGCACACGGGAAATCATTCTCGAAGTGGCTGAGCAGGAGATCGCCCGCAATGGCGTCGAGGGCTTTCGGCTCAAGGATGTCGCTGAGAAGGTTGGTGTCCAGCTGCCATCTCTCTATGCGCATTTTGACAGTCGCAAGGTGCTGCTCGAAGCTCTGACCGATGAGTTTCTGGGAAAATTGCTGGATATCTACAAGGAGCTGTCGGCGCTGCCACCTCGCGAGGCTCTGCTCGCCAGTGCAGACCGTACGATCGATCTCTATCTTGCCAAACGGGGCTATGCCCGCCTGCTGCTCTATGATTTTCCTGCTCCCAACAAGAATTCGATCCTTGCCAGCAGTGAAGACAAGATCAACGAAATTCTTAATCTGATCGAAGCAACCATCAAGAGAGGCGTTGCCCAGAATACGGTTCGCAACATTTCGGCAGAGCTATTCCTCTCCTTCCGGCTTGGTCTGACGCTGTTTCCACTATTCATGCGTCTGGACAGGAATGGAGGGGACATGGTCACGGATCGGGAGATCATCAATTCGATCAAGCGTGAGTCAAACTATCTTCTGGCCCATTTTATCGCGGTCCGCTGA
- the pdxH gene encoding pyridoxamine 5'-phosphate oxidase has translation MSGNFTEVNKPLELFSHWLAEAEASEVNDPNAMAVATVDESGMPNIRMVLLKDYSEKGFVFYTNFESAKGRELLASHKTALLFHWKSLRRQVRIRGNVEVVSKEEADAYFESRARGSRIGAWASKQSRPLESRFALEKSVAEYTAKFNIGRIPRPDYWSGFRVVPEEIEFWHDRQFRLHDRVVFKAVEGGWEKTRLYP, from the coding sequence ATGAGTGGTAACTTTACTGAGGTAAATAAGCCTCTGGAGCTCTTTTCTCATTGGTTGGCGGAAGCCGAAGCCAGTGAAGTCAATGATCCCAACGCCATGGCAGTCGCCACGGTCGACGAAAGTGGCATGCCGAATATCCGCATGGTGCTGTTGAAGGATTATTCCGAAAAGGGCTTTGTCTTCTACACCAACTTTGAAAGCGCAAAAGGCCGTGAGCTGCTTGCCAGCCACAAGACTGCTCTGCTCTTCCATTGGAAAAGCCTCCGGCGCCAAGTGCGTATCCGGGGCAACGTAGAAGTTGTCAGCAAGGAAGAAGCTGATGCCTATTTCGAGTCCCGCGCTCGCGGCAGTCGTATCGGCGCATGGGCTTCCAAGCAATCCAGGCCACTGGAAAGCCGCTTTGCCCTTGAGAAATCCGTTGCGGAATACACCGCCAAGTTCAATATCGGCCGCATCCCGCGCCCCGACTACTGGTCCGGATTCCGCGTGGTTCCCGAGGAGATCGAATTCTGGCACGACCGTCAGTTCCGCCTGCACGACCGCGTTGTCTTCAAGGCTGTCGAAGGTGGCTGGGAAAAGACCCGGCTCTATCCGTAA
- a CDS encoding DUF805 domain-containing protein: MFSLYGKLFSILRASFSYSGRTARMEFWLFLLFYALMFFAALGADVTYFRQQQPSGFPLLLSLLVGGREPFVWLHLILLSPAMIAITVRRLHDRGHKGWWGLVYLVPLFGLFPMVAMLARKGQQGFNRFGANPLDLAALAKREAQAAKTIYNSVPASAPSPAE, encoded by the coding sequence ATGTTTTCACTCTATGGCAAACTCTTTTCAATTCTGAGAGCATCCTTTTCCTATTCAGGCCGCACCGCACGCATGGAATTCTGGCTGTTTCTGCTGTTCTATGCCCTGATGTTCTTTGCCGCACTGGGCGCGGACGTCACCTATTTCCGGCAACAGCAACCAAGCGGCTTCCCGCTCTTGCTCTCCCTGTTGGTGGGAGGCAGGGAACCGTTTGTCTGGTTGCATCTGATTCTGCTCAGCCCGGCCATGATCGCCATAACGGTGCGGCGCCTGCATGACCGGGGGCACAAGGGCTGGTGGGGGCTGGTTTATCTCGTGCCACTCTTCGGCCTGTTCCCCATGGTTGCAATGCTGGCGCGCAAGGGACAGCAAGGCTTCAACCGCTTTGGCGCCAATCCACTCGATCTGGCTGCACTGGCCAAGCGCGAGGCTCAAGCGGCAAAGACGATCTACAACAGTGTTCCGGCGTCCGCTCCCTCACCTGCTGAGTAA
- a CDS encoding RT0821/Lpp0805 family surface protein, translating into MFGHRVPASIYSVARGVVKLCVVAACCSLGACASVSFVGSSAKIDEIKTGSTGLTNSLLAGIDPSDWQILLDRISSFDKVAMQSGDINADWANPATGSKGRITQVRKLPDMMNEECRSFKSSMHRVTGVENIEGQACQVPDGSWQIVSFATGVSV; encoded by the coding sequence ATGTTTGGCCATAGAGTCCCTGCATCTATTTACAGCGTCGCACGCGGCGTCGTAAAGCTGTGCGTGGTGGCCGCCTGTTGTTCCCTCGGGGCCTGTGCTTCTGTCAGTTTTGTAGGCTCCAGTGCCAAGATCGATGAAATCAAGACCGGTTCCACGGGGCTCACCAACAGTCTGCTGGCTGGCATAGATCCATCCGACTGGCAGATTCTTCTCGATCGCATTTCTTCATTCGACAAGGTTGCCATGCAGAGCGGCGACATCAATGCCGACTGGGCCAATCCGGCAACCGGCTCGAAGGGCCGCATCACCCAGGTGCGTAAACTGCCCGATATGATGAACGAAGAATGCCGTTCCTTCAAAAGCTCTATGCATCGGGTGACCGGTGTCGAGAATATCGAAGGCCAGGCCTGTCAGGTTCCCGATGGCAGCTGGCAGATCGTCAGCTTCGCAACCGGTGTTTCCGTCTAG
- a CDS encoding DUF805 domain-containing protein: MLKSRPDHRKVAPMSPVTLIEHSLFHCLDFKGRAGRAEFWLWIGFSLLMTAGFYFIGLNAPLLSEIWKAWFAISFLFGVSLTVRRLHDMDLSGKWFLIIPVGILMTFAVATIAPDLMAQMLWIPVALVMVLYFVVGFVPGPAGENRFGHAFPPRKLPFA; encoded by the coding sequence ATGCTGAAAAGCCGGCCCGATCATCGCAAGGTTGCACCCATGTCCCCAGTCACGCTCATCGAACACAGTCTCTTCCATTGCCTCGATTTCAAGGGCCGCGCCGGGCGGGCGGAATTCTGGCTCTGGATCGGCTTTTCATTGTTGATGACGGCGGGCTTCTATTTCATTGGCCTCAATGCCCCACTGCTGTCAGAAATCTGGAAAGCGTGGTTTGCCATCTCCTTCCTGTTCGGCGTTTCGCTAACAGTCCGTCGGTTGCACGACATGGATCTGTCAGGCAAATGGTTCCTGATCATACCGGTGGGCATCCTGATGACCTTCGCAGTTGCCACGATTGCCCCGGATCTGATGGCGCAAATGCTCTGGATCCCGGTGGCGCTGGTCATGGTGCTCTATTTCGTGGTCGGGTTTGTTCCCGGGCCGGCGGGCGAGAATCGCTTCGGCCATGCCTTCCCACCGCGCAAGCTACCTTTTGCCTGA
- a CDS encoding histone deacetylase family protein, giving the protein MSTVYITHPSFMNHKTPEGHPERPDRMRAVNIALEHEKFIFMPREEAQLGRYDDILLCHPQSVIDHLERMVPTEGLISLDGDTTVSPDTLTAALYAVGASTQAVDEVMQGKTNNVFCGIRPPGHHAERDRSMGFCFFNNAAIAARYAQKQYGAERVAVIDFDLHHGNGTQDIFWDDPSVMYCSTHQMPLYPGTGDWHETGKDDEGNIVNAPLSAGNGSEQMRDAFESRLLPALYNFNPDLVIISAGFDAHIRDPLGDLTCTEADFSWLTGKLMDVADKCCDNRLVSLLEGGYDLTALARSVAVHVDRLMHG; this is encoded by the coding sequence GTGTCAACGGTTTACATTACGCATCCGAGTTTCATGAATCACAAGACGCCCGAGGGTCATCCCGAGCGCCCTGATCGGATGCGTGCGGTCAACATCGCGCTGGAGCATGAGAAGTTCATCTTCATGCCGCGCGAAGAAGCCCAGCTCGGACGCTATGATGACATTCTGCTATGCCACCCGCAAAGCGTGATCGATCATCTGGAACGCATGGTGCCGACGGAAGGCCTCATCTCGCTTGATGGCGATACTACGGTATCGCCCGACACTTTGACCGCGGCGCTCTATGCCGTTGGCGCCTCCACCCAGGCGGTAGATGAAGTGATGCAGGGCAAGACCAACAACGTCTTCTGCGGCATTCGCCCGCCGGGGCACCACGCTGAGCGTGACCGGTCCATGGGATTCTGCTTTTTCAACAACGCGGCGATTGCAGCCCGCTATGCTCAGAAACAGTATGGCGCCGAGCGCGTCGCTGTCATCGATTTCGATCTGCATCATGGCAACGGCACTCAGGACATCTTCTGGGATGATCCGAGTGTGATGTATTGCTCGACCCATCAGATGCCGCTCTATCCCGGAACCGGCGACTGGCATGAAACCGGCAAGGATGACGAAGGCAATATCGTCAATGCCCCACTCAGCGCCGGCAATGGGTCCGAGCAGATGCGCGATGCCTTTGAGTCGCGGCTGTTGCCAGCGCTTTACAATTTCAACCCCGACCTGGTGATCATTTCCGCCGGGTTCGATGCCCATATCCGCGATCCACTGGGCGATCTGACCTGTACCGAGGCGGATTTTTCCTGGTTGACCGGCAAACTGATGGATGTTGCGGACAAATGTTGTGACAACCGGCTGGTTTCCCTGCTGGAAGGGGGCTATGACCTGACGGCGCTTGCCCGTTCGGTTGCTGTTCACGTGGACCGGCTAATGCACGGGTGA
- a CDS encoding ATP F0F1 synthase subunit B (Produces ATP from ADP in the presence of a proton gradient across the membrane. Subunit B is part of the membrane proton channel.) — translation MGTNTLWAFIGLLIFVGIILKMGVPATIAAALDKRAKAIEDELDQARRLREEAQALLAEYQRKAREAESEAEEIVMLAKREAEAMEKEAQVKITDFVARRTKLAEDKIAQAEASALSEVKGAATDLAIKAAEKILTKKMEGKAGKDLLKASIAEVGTKLH, via the coding sequence ATGGGTACGAATACGCTATGGGCCTTTATCGGTCTCCTCATCTTTGTCGGCATCATCCTGAAAATGGGTGTTCCCGCAACGATTGCTGCGGCTCTGGACAAGCGCGCCAAGGCCATTGAAGACGAACTGGATCAGGCACGCCGCCTGCGGGAAGAGGCTCAGGCCCTTCTGGCTGAATATCAGCGCAAGGCGCGTGAAGCCGAGAGTGAAGCGGAAGAAATCGTGATGCTTGCCAAGCGCGAAGCAGAAGCGATGGAGAAAGAGGCTCAGGTCAAGATCACCGACTTCGTGGCTCGCCGCACCAAGCTCGCAGAAGACAAGATTGCCCAGGCCGAAGCCAGTGCCCTCAGCGAAGTCAAGGGTGCTGCCACTGATCTGGCCATCAAGGCTGCCGAGAAGATACTAACCAAGAAGATGGAAGGCAAGGCTGGCAAGGACCTGCTGAAGGCATCCATCGCCGAGGTCGGAACCAAGCTGCACTAG
- the nadC gene encoding carboxylating nicotinate-nucleotide diphosphorylase, with amino-acid sequence MSEARPIHADKLFLPQPIIDEAVLAALKEDLGRAGDITTLATIPEAAHAKAVIAARHQGIISGIPLAESAFRQIGKWNGEAVEFSPKMCDGTEVKKGDVVAEIHGPARLVLSAERIALNFLCHMSGVATATHEMVKLTEGTRARVTCTRKTLPGLRAFEKYAVKCGGGSNHRFGLDDAILIKDNHIAVAGSITEAIRRSRDFVGHLVRVEVEVDTIEQLKEAIAAKPDVIMLDNMGPEKLTEALVLLDGTGIISEASGGVSPATIRAIAQTGVDYISAGYITHSAPNFDLGLDISVS; translated from the coding sequence ATGAGCGAAGCCAGACCCATTCATGCAGACAAACTCTTTCTGCCTCAGCCGATCATCGACGAGGCAGTCCTTGCGGCCTTGAAGGAAGATCTGGGCCGCGCCGGCGATATCACCACGCTCGCCACCATCCCGGAAGCTGCCCACGCCAAGGCTGTCATCGCTGCGCGTCACCAGGGCATTATCTCGGGGATTCCGCTTGCCGAAAGCGCCTTCCGCCAGATCGGCAAATGGAACGGCGAAGCGGTCGAGTTCTCTCCCAAAATGTGCGATGGCACTGAGGTGAAGAAGGGCGACGTGGTTGCCGAAATCCATGGTCCGGCTCGTCTGGTGCTGTCCGCCGAACGCATCGCACTCAACTTCCTCTGCCACATGTCCGGTGTGGCCACTGCCACCCATGAGATGGTCAAGCTGACAGAAGGCACTAGGGCCAGGGTGACCTGCACCCGCAAGACCTTGCCGGGGCTGAGGGCCTTCGAGAAATATGCGGTCAAGTGCGGCGGCGGCTCCAACCATCGCTTCGGCCTTGATGACGCGATTCTCATCAAGGACAATCACATCGCCGTGGCCGGGTCGATCACCGAGGCCATCCGTCGCTCACGCGATTTCGTCGGCCATCTGGTCCGGGTCGAGGTGGAAGTGGACACCATCGAGCAGCTCAAGGAAGCGATTGCTGCCAAGCCGGACGTCATCATGCTCGACAACATGGGACCGGAAAAGCTGACCGAGGCGCTGGTTCTGCTGGATGGCACCGGCATCATTTCCGAAGCATCGGGCGGTGTCAGTCCGGCCACGATCCGCGCCATCGCCCAGACCGGCGTTGACTACATCTCCGCAGGCTACATCACCCATTCGGCACCGAACTTCGATCTCGGCCTCGACATTTCCGTCAGCTGA
- the nadA gene encoding quinolinate synthase NadA, with amino-acid sequence MMMPAQTATDFAKRAPSKAAQERGILPMPDLAYTAEVAAETDDIYEKVKHIIPAIEWPFHAPYVAAINRLKKERGAVILAHNYQTPEIFHGVSDIRGDSLQLAIEAARSDADLIIQCGVHFMAETSKILCPQKTVLIPDSTAGCSLASSITAADVRALRDKYPGVPIITYVNTSAAVKAECDICCTSSNAVAVVESLGVDRVLLVPDQYLARNVAAQTDVEVLTFAGSCEVHERFTADEIRAYRRSMPDVQVIAHPECPPEVVAEADYSGSTKGMIDWVKGRRGGKVMMITECSMADNVASEAPEVEFVRPCNLCPHMKKITLPKILDSLLYMQEEVTVDPLVADRARLAVERMINLKS; translated from the coding sequence ATGATGATGCCCGCCCAGACCGCTACCGATTTCGCAAAACGTGCCCCGAGCAAGGCCGCGCAGGAGAGGGGAATCCTGCCGATGCCGGATCTGGCCTATACCGCAGAGGTAGCCGCCGAGACTGATGACATCTACGAAAAGGTCAAGCACATCATTCCCGCTATCGAATGGCCCTTCCATGCGCCCTATGTTGCCGCGATCAACCGGCTGAAAAAGGAGCGCGGCGCCGTTATTCTCGCTCACAATTATCAGACGCCGGAGATTTTTCACGGCGTGTCCGACATCCGTGGTGACAGCCTGCAGCTGGCCATTGAGGCCGCGCGTTCGGATGCGGACCTGATAATCCAGTGCGGTGTGCATTTCATGGCCGAGACATCCAAGATTCTTTGCCCCCAGAAGACCGTGCTCATTCCGGACAGCACGGCAGGCTGCTCACTGGCGTCCTCCATCACGGCAGCAGACGTCCGCGCTCTGCGCGACAAATATCCCGGCGTACCGATCATCACCTATGTGAACACCTCGGCAGCGGTCAAGGCGGAGTGCGACATCTGTTGTACCTCTTCGAATGCGGTGGCGGTAGTCGAAAGCCTGGGCGTGGATCGCGTGCTGCTGGTGCCCGATCAGTATCTGGCGCGCAATGTCGCCGCCCAGACCGATGTCGAAGTGCTGACATTTGCAGGCTCCTGTGAAGTGCATGAGCGCTTCACCGCCGACGAGATCCGGGCCTATCGCCGTTCCATGCCGGATGTGCAGGTCATTGCCCATCCTGAATGCCCGCCAGAGGTGGTCGCCGAAGCCGACTATTCCGGCTCCACCAAGGGCATGATCGACTGGGTGAAGGGCAGGCGTGGCGGCAAGGTGATGATGATCACCGAATGTTCCATGGCCGACAATGTGGCCAGCGAAGCGCCGGAGGTCGAATTCGTCCGGCCCTGCAATCTGTGCCCGCACATGAAGAAGATCACCTTGCCGAAAATCCTCGATAGCCTGCTCTACATGCAGGAAGAGGTCACGGTTGATCCTCTCGTTGCCGACAGGGCCCGTCTGGCTGTCGAGCGGATGATCAATCTGAAATCCTGA
- a CDS encoding LysE/ArgO family amino acid transporter, with protein MTITSMTAPLLQGFLLGASLIIAIGAQNAFVLRLGLQRQHVLPVVLICAFSDALLITAGVAGMGTLVKQSHTLLTIITWGGFAFLATYGLQAFIRAFRSNGMHVGKAEAVSLRNAVLTVLAFTYLNPHVYLDTVMLVGSLSARWPGMQQWLFGAGAISASFVWFFALGYGARILSPLFERAIAWRILDFLIGTVMWLLAWSLIHSAF; from the coding sequence ATGACCATTACAAGCATGACCGCCCCTCTGTTGCAGGGGTTTCTGCTGGGGGCTTCCCTTATCATCGCCATTGGGGCGCAGAATGCCTTTGTCCTGCGTCTCGGACTGCAGCGGCAACATGTTCTGCCCGTCGTTCTGATCTGCGCCTTTTCCGACGCGCTACTGATAACGGCCGGTGTTGCTGGCATGGGAACGCTCGTCAAACAGTCGCACACCCTGTTGACTATCATCACCTGGGGCGGGTTTGCATTTCTGGCTACCTATGGGCTGCAGGCTTTCATCCGGGCTTTCAGAAGCAATGGAATGCATGTTGGAAAAGCCGAAGCTGTCAGTCTCAGAAACGCGGTATTGACCGTACTCGCCTTCACCTATCTCAATCCCCATGTCTATCTGGATACGGTAATGCTGGTGGGCAGTCTGTCGGCCCGCTGGCCGGGCATGCAGCAGTGGCTGTTTGGGGCCGGGGCTATCAGCGCGTCCTTCGTCTGGTTCTTTGCCCTTGGTTACGGAGCGCGCATTCTCTCGCCACTGTTCGAACGGGCCATTGCCTGGCGCATTCTCGATTTCCTCATCGGCACCGTCATGTGGCTATTGGCCTGGTCTCTGATCCACAGCGCTTTCTGA
- a CDS encoding exodeoxyribonuclease VII small subunit, whose translation MSDLSELTFEAALAELEQIVQRLERGDVALEKSIEEYERGEALKRHCDALLRKAEEKVEKIRLSAEGQPVGTEPLDVD comes from the coding sequence ATGTCCGACCTGTCCGAGCTCACCTTTGAAGCAGCCCTTGCCGAACTGGAACAGATCGTTCAGCGTCTGGAACGCGGTGATGTCGCTCTGGAAAAATCCATCGAGGAATATGAGCGCGGCGAAGCACTGAAACGCCACTGCGATGCTCTGCTGCGCAAGGCTGAGGAAAAGGTCGAGAAGATTCGTCTTTCCGCAGAAGGTCAGCCGGTTGGCACCGAGCCACTCGACGTCGACTGA
- a CDS encoding L-aspartate oxidase produces the protein MIVSAPDDFRPESWQRNDEVIVVGGGLAGLFCAYKLAPRPVTLISAAPIGEGASSVWAQGGIAAAVSEGDSTESHLRDTIEAGAGIVDENIARLMTEQAPTRILDLLEVGVPFDKDLEGKLRLSREAAHSASRVVRVSGDKAGYAIMEALIRRVVDTPSIRIVSGYQAERLHMEGRYVKGIVARNCARPEDEESSTIFFPARAVVLASGGSGNLYRVTTNPPESNGDGIAMAARAGAVIADPEFVQFHPTALDVGKDPAPLATEALRGHGAKLINRAGERFMLAEHKLAELAPRDIVARAIHRQVEAGNGAFLDCREAIGAAFPEEFPTVHGYAREAGLDPVTEPLPIAPAAHYHMGGILTDAQGRTTLDGLWAAGEVTSTGAHGANRLASNSLLEAVVFASLVAHDIDQQLSAPKHELWQPIRNERRAPAVNQPRQDIERLRATMSRYVGVERDGEGLKKALEIIAELEARAVNDSFRNHLIASKLITVAAFLRTESRGGHYRTDYPEPCEEWRHRTYMTLKEAEAQIARILGKATVD, from the coding sequence ATGATAGTCTCTGCCCCCGACGATTTCCGACCCGAAAGCTGGCAACGCAACGATGAAGTCATCGTTGTTGGCGGCGGTCTGGCCGGTCTCTTCTGTGCCTACAAGCTGGCTCCGCGACCGGTAACGCTCATTTCAGCAGCGCCTATTGGCGAAGGCGCCTCCTCGGTATGGGCGCAGGGTGGCATCGCGGCTGCCGTCTCTGAAGGCGATAGCACGGAGTCGCACTTGAGAGACACCATCGAGGCCGGTGCCGGGATCGTCGACGAGAACATCGCCAGACTGATGACCGAACAGGCCCCGACGCGCATCCTTGACCTTTTGGAAGTGGGCGTGCCCTTTGACAAGGATCTTGAAGGCAAACTGCGCCTCAGCCGTGAGGCGGCGCATTCAGCCAGTCGTGTGGTGCGCGTATCCGGCGACAAGGCTGGCTATGCCATTATGGAGGCTCTGATCCGTCGGGTGGTTGACACGCCGTCCATCCGTATCGTTTCTGGCTATCAGGCCGAACGGCTGCACATGGAGGGGCGCTATGTTAAAGGCATCGTTGCCCGCAACTGTGCCCGACCCGAGGACGAGGAAAGCAGCACGATCTTTTTCCCGGCCCGTGCCGTGGTTCTGGCCTCGGGCGGCTCTGGGAATCTCTATCGGGTAACAACCAATCCCCCCGAATCCAACGGTGACGGTATCGCCATGGCGGCAAGGGCCGGAGCGGTCATCGCCGATCCTGAATTCGTCCAGTTCCACCCCACTGCGCTTGACGTCGGCAAGGATCCGGCGCCACTGGCAACCGAGGCCCTGCGCGGTCATGGTGCCAAATTGATCAACAGGGCTGGTGAGCGCTTCATGCTGGCAGAGCACAAGCTGGCCGAGCTTGCTCCGCGCGATATCGTCGCCCGTGCCATTCACCGTCAGGTGGAGGCGGGCAACGGGGCGTTTCTTGATTGCCGTGAGGCGATTGGTGCTGCCTTCCCGGAGGAATTCCCCACCGTCCATGGCTATGCCAGGGAGGCCGGGCTTGATCCTGTCACAGAACCGCTGCCCATCGCCCCGGCGGCCCATTACCACATGGGCGGCATTCTCACCGATGCCCAGGGGCGCACAACCCTTGACGGACTCTGGGCCGCAGGCGAGGTGACCTCAACCGGCGCCCATGGAGCCAACCGGCTGGCCTCCAACTCGCTGTTGGAGGCGGTGGTGTTCGCTTCGCTTGTTGCTCATGATATCGACCAGCAGCTGAGCGCCCCCAAGCATGAACTCTGGCAACCCATCCGTAACGAAAGGCGCGCCCCGGCGGTCAATCAGCCCCGGCAGGATATCGAAAGGTTGCGCGCCACCATGAGCCGTTATGTTGGCGTCGAACGCGATGGAGAAGGGCTGAAAAAGGCACTGGAGATTATCGCCGAGCTGGAGGCAAGGGCTGTCAACGACAGTTTCCGCAATCATCTCATCGCCAGCAAGCTGATTACCGTCGCAGCCTTTTTGCGAACCGAGAGCCGCGGTGGGCATTATCGCACCGACTACCCAGAGCCGTGCGAGGAATGGCGTCACAGGACCTACATGACATTGAAGGAAGCTGAGGCGCAGATAGCCCGTATTCTCGGCAAAGCAACTGTCGATTGA
- a CDS encoding F0F1 ATP synthase subunit B, which translates to MAQQQIDAHTEVAGHGGGEGGHSSFPPFDPSTFGSQLLWLAITFGLLYYIMSKVALPQIANILEVRRDRIASDLGEAERLKRETDEAIASYEESLAEARQKAHGIAHTAREEAKSHIEAELAKVEADVASQIAAADKKIAAVKNAAMGEVDAIATSTTSAILEHILGSSVTEKEVAAAVSTVKAN; encoded by the coding sequence ATGGCGCAACAGCAGATCGATGCGCATACGGAAGTAGCCGGTCACGGCGGAGGAGAAGGCGGGCATTCATCATTCCCTCCTTTTGATCCATCGACTTTTGGGTCTCAGCTTCTGTGGTTGGCCATCACCTTCGGGCTGCTTTATTACATTATGTCCAAGGTGGCTTTGCCTCAGATTGCCAACATTCTGGAAGTGCGCCGTGATCGCATCGCCAGTGACCTTGGCGAGGCAGAGCGCTTGAAGCGGGAGACGGATGAAGCGATTGCTTCCTATGAAGAGTCTCTGGCTGAAGCACGCCAGAAGGCACACGGCATCGCACATACTGCCCGTGAGGAAGCAAAGTCTCATATCGAAGCCGAACTGGCCAAGGTTGAGGCGGACGTGGCCAGCCAGATTGCCGCTGCGGACAAGAAGATTGCAGCCGTCAAGAACGCCGCCATGGGCGAAGTTGACGCGATTGCAACGAGCACCACCTCAGCCATTCTGGAGCACATTCTCGGCTCCAGCGTCACTGAGAAGGAAGTTGCCGCCGCCGTGTCCACGGTCAAGGCAAACTAG
- a CDS encoding F0F1 ATP synthase subunit C: protein MDAEAAKLIGAGIACIGMAGAGIGVGTIFGNYLTGALRNPSAAASQFTNALVGAALAEGLGIFSLVVAFLLMFVV from the coding sequence ATGGATGCAGAAGCAGCAAAGCTGATTGGTGCTGGTATCGCTTGTATTGGTATGGCTGGCGCCGGTATCGGTGTTGGTACCATCTTCGGCAACTATCTGACCGGTGCTCTTCGCAACCCGTCTGCAGCAGCCTCTCAGTTCACCAACGCTCTGGTTGGCGCAGCGCTTGCAGAAGGTCTTGGCATCTTCTCTCTCGTCGTTGCCTTCCTGCTGATGTTCGTTGTCTAA